A window of the Lactuca sativa cultivar Salinas chromosome 5, Lsat_Salinas_v11, whole genome shotgun sequence genome harbors these coding sequences:
- the LOC111887594 gene encoding uncharacterized protein LOC111887594: MLNMVAFRMMRLERDYDDLQPLPPPPVTVGESHSTHGSLEKLVVVLAVITIVGVIAGMIARLCGGRHYGGNGDHEMEGWIERRCKSCIDGGVSSAPPPPPPEETAKPEKEEAKKDQHEKK, translated from the coding sequence atgtTAAATATGGTTGCATTCAGAATGATGAGGTTGGAAAGAGACTATGATGATTTGCAGCCGCTACCACCACCACCTGTGACAGTGGGGGAGAGCCACTCAACTCATGGCTCCCTGGAAAAGCTGGTGGTGGTGTTGGCGGTGATAACCATCGTCGGCGTAATCGCAGGGATGATAGCTCGGCTGTGTGGTGGAAGACATTACGGTGGCAATGGAGATCATGAAATGGAAGGGTGGATTGAAAGAAGATGCAAGAGCTGCATTGATGGCGGCGTTTCATCTGCACCACCCCCACCACCACCAGAAGAAACAGCAAAGCCGGAAAAAGAGGAAGCCAAGAAGGACCAACATGAGAAAAAGTAA